Proteins encoded by one window of Cyclobacteriaceae bacterium:
- a CDS encoding CPBP family intramembrane metalloprotease — protein MKKIWQYLREHVQEDFRLAEYTSIAIFLAICIVLNYTFDFEDSFLDLQTGFSKFLYYLLTHAVAYLIPVFLIRFLSGKSLKLTSAFWLRSSLLLTLISFDRSNFLLEQWVYEFFHHQVSFLAYKILNNLSGLIYIILPLFLFYVLHDKHEHNFYGLSKNVPDLKPYFTLLLIMLPILVAASFLPGFQKQYPMYASTLAHTYLHVQEWVTVTMYETAYALNFVSIEFFYRGFLVIGMATVLGRSAILPMASLYCFLHFGKPMPEAISSIFGGYILGVIALQTRSIWGGILVHVGIAWMMEAIAYLQKLFN, from the coding sequence ATGAAAAAAATATGGCAGTACCTGCGCGAGCATGTGCAGGAAGATTTCCGGTTGGCTGAATACACATCCATTGCCATATTCCTTGCCATTTGCATTGTCCTCAACTACACTTTTGACTTTGAAGATAGCTTTCTCGATTTACAGACTGGGTTTTCCAAATTTCTGTATTACCTCCTCACACATGCAGTCGCCTACCTGATTCCGGTTTTCCTGATACGCTTTCTTTCAGGAAAGAGCCTGAAGCTAACGTCAGCGTTTTGGCTACGATCTTCTCTTCTACTGACGCTAATTAGTTTTGACCGAAGTAATTTCCTGCTCGAACAATGGGTGTACGAATTCTTTCACCACCAGGTATCATTTTTAGCATATAAAATTTTGAACAACTTATCAGGGCTTATTTATATCATTCTTCCTCTATTTTTGTTTTACGTGCTCCACGACAAGCATGAACATAATTTTTATGGGCTCTCCAAAAACGTACCCGATCTGAAACCCTATTTCACATTGCTGCTGATTATGCTGCCTATCCTTGTAGCGGCATCCTTTCTTCCGGGTTTTCAAAAGCAGTACCCCATGTATGCATCTACCCTCGCACACACGTATCTACATGTTCAGGAATGGGTTACGGTTACCATGTATGAGACAGCCTACGCACTAAACTTTGTCAGTATTGAATTTTTCTATCGTGGATTTTTGGTCATCGGAATGGCCACGGTACTTGGCCGATCAGCCATCCTACCCATGGCCAGTCTGTATTGTTTTCTTCATTTTGGAAAACCCATGCCCGAAGCGATCAGCTCAATTTTTGGCGGATATATACTGGGTGTGATTGCCCTGCAAACCAGAAGCATCTGGGGTGGAATTCTAGTTCATGTTGGAATCGCGTGGATGATGGAGGCAATTGCCTATTTGCAGAAACTTTTCAACTAA
- a CDS encoding DUF1015 domain-containing protein, whose product MAEIKPIRAWRYNPEFTKDIESLTSPLFDVVSEKQRKKLYQNPFNSIHLSVPRGTAEEANNLLNRWKAEGVVIQDNLPAIYVYYQYFKLAGSPREYCRKGFVCHIRTYDWDEEIILRHENTIPKAVNDRVELLEKTQLHASATHGLYTDEQHQLEKLMDEAIQTPIYETEDYQGVRDVLAVIHDASVIHKFMKVMTEKKIILADGHHRYEGSLLLKHKMQRINPNHTGKEGYNFHLMYLTNTESDDLRILPTHRLINGLKNLDEHTILKKLEDDFIIKPVEDADTLNEIILGKPWAFGLMFPESNYKVRLKPEALSRMPWPFPEEVKRLDLTVMHYFIIEKALGIVGKDQRQSERIQFDRSFSDCLQKVLKGEAQLAVITNEVSIEDVKKVCASGATMPQKSTYFYPKVICGFLFSSIKEDEFRTPEYSPFEN is encoded by the coding sequence GTGGCAGAAATAAAACCCATTCGCGCGTGGCGGTACAACCCGGAGTTTACTAAAGATATTGAGTCGTTAACCTCACCTTTGTTCGATGTAGTTTCTGAAAAACAACGCAAAAAACTGTATCAAAATCCATTTAACAGCATTCACCTTTCTGTACCCCGAGGTACAGCTGAAGAAGCGAACAATTTACTTAACCGTTGGAAAGCAGAGGGCGTAGTGATTCAGGATAATTTGCCTGCCATCTATGTGTATTATCAATACTTTAAACTGGCAGGCTCACCGCGCGAATATTGCCGCAAAGGTTTTGTCTGCCACATCCGTACGTACGATTGGGATGAGGAGATAATTCTGCGTCATGAAAATACCATTCCGAAAGCCGTAAACGATCGGGTTGAGCTGCTTGAAAAAACACAGCTTCATGCCAGCGCAACACATGGGTTGTATACTGATGAGCAGCATCAGCTTGAAAAACTCATGGACGAGGCTATTCAAACTCCGATTTATGAAACGGAGGATTACCAGGGGGTTCGCGATGTACTGGCTGTTATTCACGATGCTTCCGTTATTCATAAGTTCATGAAGGTGATGACAGAAAAGAAAATTATTTTGGCTGATGGGCACCACCGTTACGAAGGTTCCTTGCTACTCAAGCATAAAATGCAACGCATCAATCCGAATCACACCGGAAAAGAAGGTTATAATTTTCACCTGATGTATTTAACCAACACCGAGTCAGATGATTTGCGGATACTCCCCACCCATCGGCTGATTAACGGATTGAAAAATCTGGATGAACATACGATTCTGAAAAAGTTAGAAGATGATTTTATCATTAAGCCTGTTGAAGATGCGGACACCTTAAATGAAATCATCCTCGGTAAGCCGTGGGCATTCGGATTGATGTTTCCGGAAAGCAACTACAAAGTGCGCCTGAAACCCGAGGCGCTATCACGAATGCCATGGCCATTTCCCGAAGAGGTGAAACGTCTGGACCTAACGGTGATGCACTATTTCATTATTGAAAAGGCACTTGGAATTGTGGGTAAAGACCAGCGACAGAGTGAGCGCATTCAATTTGACCGAAGTTTCTCTGATTGTCTTCAGAAGGTATTGAAAGGAGAAGCACAGCTGGCCGTTATCACTAATGAAGTGTCCATTGAAGATGTAAAGAAAGTTTGCGCCAGTGGCGCTACCATGCCGCAAAAGTCAACCTATTTTTATCCGAAGGTGATTTGTGGCTTTTTGTTTAGCTCTATTAAGGAAGACGAGTTCAGAACTCCTGAATACTCGCCCTTTGAAAATTAA
- the dapA gene encoding 4-hydroxy-tetrahydrodipicolinate synthase — protein MKKLYGTGVALVTPFDSTGGIDYKSLKKLLTHTAKGVDYYVVMGTTGESVTVSSAEKLEVLNFVKKNNIAKLPIVYGIGGNNTQAVLDTIRSTDLKGVDAILSVSPYYNKPSQEGIYQHFKAIADASPLPIILYNVPGRTASNLTAETTLRLAAHKNIIGIKEASGNLEQCMRIAKSMPKDFLLISGDDLLTVPLYAIGGKGVISVLANALPIPFKKMKEFAFAGDYAKASQHQFSLLDINGPMYEESNPVGIKQLLSELGVCGNHVRLPLIPASEGLKKKITKAYEGFKNRKG, from the coding sequence ATGAAAAAACTATACGGAACCGGTGTTGCGCTTGTAACACCTTTCGATTCGACAGGCGGTATTGATTATAAGTCATTAAAAAAACTGTTAACACATACTGCAAAAGGTGTCGATTATTATGTAGTTATGGGTACCACCGGTGAATCCGTAACCGTTTCATCTGCTGAAAAGCTGGAAGTGCTGAACTTTGTGAAGAAGAACAATATCGCTAAACTTCCTATTGTGTATGGCATTGGTGGCAACAACACGCAGGCTGTATTGGATACGATTCGCAGTACCGATTTAAAAGGCGTTGATGCTATTCTTTCGGTCAGTCCGTACTACAACAAACCCTCACAGGAAGGCATCTATCAGCATTTTAAAGCCATTGCTGATGCCTCTCCGCTACCGATCATCCTGTACAATGTTCCCGGTCGTACGGCATCCAATCTGACGGCTGAAACCACACTTCGCCTGGCTGCTCACAAAAACATCATCGGTATTAAGGAGGCCTCAGGGAACCTGGAGCAGTGCATGCGCATTGCCAAATCGATGCCGAAGGATTTCCTGCTGATATCAGGAGATGATTTGTTAACTGTTCCGCTCTACGCGATTGGTGGCAAAGGCGTGATTTCTGTTTTGGCCAATGCCTTGCCAATCCCTTTTAAGAAAATGAAAGAATTCGCCTTTGCCGGAGACTATGCGAAGGCCAGTCAGCACCAGTTTTCATTGCTGGATATAAACGGGCCGATGTATGAGGAGAGTAATCCGGTAGGTATAAAGCAGCTATTAAGCGAATTAGGCGTTTGTGGAAATCATGTGCGGTTGCCGTTGATACCGGCTTCGGAAGGTTTGAAGAAGAAAATCACCAAAGCTTACGAAGGTTTCAAAAACAGAAAAGGATAA
- a CDS encoding histone H1, which translates to MQKFNDLKNLIASLEGDADKFYAKGNSAAGTRLRKGMQELKNMAQLIRSEVQELKNKAS; encoded by the coding sequence ATGCAAAAATTCAATGACCTCAAAAACCTCATTGCTTCATTAGAAGGTGATGCTGACAAGTTCTACGCTAAGGGCAATAGCGCAGCCGGTACCCGCCTGAGAAAAGGTATGCAGGAGCTTAAAAACATGGCTCAGTTGATCAGGTCCGAGGTTCAGGAACTGAAGAACAAAGCTTCTTAA
- a CDS encoding efflux RND transporter periplasmic adaptor subunit, translating into MAKQKKKSNKLIYILIGAVVVLLLFIIIGRSQGWIGKPKDLEVELTKAKRTTIVEKVSASGTVQPVTEVKLAPEVSGEIRELHIEDGDSVTRGDMLVKIRPDTWLSQLERAEASLNQQRANLVASEAALSRAEATFIRAEQDFERQKKLWNEKVISEADWQLAQQNFKIAENDLKSARQNVQAAKFIVRSSEATVNEARENVRLTSVVAPMNGHVSKLNVKKGERVVGTAQMQGTEMLRIADLSVMEVRVDVNENDIIRVHIGDTALIDVDAYANANRQFKGLVTHIANTAKDKVSTDAITEFEVRILILNSSYQDLIDSGKPYPFRPGMTASVEILANRKENVISVPLAAVTTRANEENKRPSESPAAGTNTPKPAEKKQDKVVVFVNENGVAKMIEVKTGISDYDNIEILEGVSDSTEVVTGPFLVVSKRLKDGDKIRQAEKNNAPKKEEEKSE; encoded by the coding sequence ATGGCCAAACAAAAGAAAAAGTCAAACAAACTTATCTATATCCTTATCGGAGCAGTAGTTGTACTGTTGTTATTCATAATTATTGGCAGATCGCAAGGCTGGATTGGCAAACCAAAAGATTTGGAGGTTGAGCTTACCAAAGCCAAGCGTACAACCATTGTTGAAAAAGTTAGCGCTTCCGGAACAGTGCAACCGGTTACGGAGGTAAAGTTAGCTCCGGAAGTTTCAGGCGAAATTCGTGAGTTGCACATTGAAGATGGTGATTCAGTTACCCGTGGTGATATGCTTGTTAAGATTCGCCCCGATACATGGCTTTCACAGTTGGAGCGAGCTGAAGCATCACTCAATCAACAGCGGGCCAACCTGGTAGCCTCTGAGGCTGCTTTGTCACGCGCAGAAGCAACCTTTATCAGGGCAGAGCAGGACTTTGAACGTCAGAAAAAATTGTGGAATGAAAAAGTGATATCCGAAGCCGACTGGCAATTGGCGCAACAGAACTTTAAAATAGCTGAAAATGACTTGAAGTCAGCTCGTCAAAATGTTCAGGCAGCCAAGTTTATTGTACGAAGCAGCGAGGCAACCGTAAATGAAGCGCGTGAAAATGTTCGCTTAACCAGTGTGGTAGCACCCATGAATGGTCACGTTTCAAAACTGAATGTAAAGAAAGGTGAACGCGTAGTGGGTACGGCTCAAATGCAAGGAACAGAAATGCTCCGTATTGCTGATTTAAGTGTAATGGAAGTGCGTGTGGATGTTAATGAAAACGATATTATCCGTGTGCACATTGGGGATACCGCGTTAATCGATGTAGATGCATATGCAAACGCTAACCGCCAGTTTAAAGGTTTGGTAACGCACATTGCGAATACAGCAAAGGACAAGGTTTCAACCGATGCGATTACAGAGTTTGAGGTTCGCATACTTATTTTGAATTCATCTTATCAGGATTTGATTGACTCCGGAAAACCCTATCCTTTCCGTCCGGGAATGACTGCCAGCGTTGAAATTCTGGCTAATCGGAAGGAGAATGTTATCTCTGTTCCATTGGCGGCTGTGACCACGCGTGCGAATGAAGAAAATAAGCGCCCTTCGGAGTCGCCTGCAGCCGGAACAAATACACCAAAGCCTGCTGAGAAAAAGCAGGATAAGGTGGTTGTGTTTGTAAATGAAAATGGTGTAGCTAAAATGATTGAAGTGAAGACCGGAATAAGTGATTATGATAATATCGAAATACTTGAAGGTGTAAGTGACAGCACCGAAGTAGTAACCGGTCCATTCCTGGTGGTTTCCAAACGATTGAAGGATGGTGATAAGATCCGTCAGGCTGAAAAGAATAATGCACCTAAGAAGGAAGAAGAAAAGTCTGAATAA
- the accC gene encoding acetyl-CoA carboxylase biotin carboxylase subunit, which translates to MGKINKLLVANRGEIALRIMRSAREMGIKTVAVFSEADRNALHVRFADEAVCIGPPPSSESYLKMDTLIEVAKQTKADAIHPGYGFLSENEDFAHKVEKAGLIFVGPSAKSIELMGSKLAAKEAVAKFNVPLVPGTSEPIDDVSKARKIAKEIGYPILIKASAGGGGKGMRIVEKDGEFQEQMERAVSEATSAFGDGSVFIEKYVTQPRHIEFQIFGDKHGNVIHLFERECSIQRRHQKVVEEAPSSVLTPELRKAMGEAAVNVARSCDYYGAGTVEFILDEKLNFYFLEMNTRLQVEHPVTEMVTGIDLVKLQIKIAEGEKLPFAQNDLRLHGHAIEVRVYAEDPANNFLPDIGTLKTYQRPQGNGIRVDDGFEQGMSIPFYYDPMISKLICHAETRELAMDKMIRAIEEYEITGVETTLGFCKYVMQHEAFRSGNFDTKFVEKYFKPEVLNAVPEPDEELLAAVLSTRMAKPTSANTSTHTTAATESKWKRNRLARK; encoded by the coding sequence ATGGGAAAAATCAACAAGTTACTGGTCGCCAATCGGGGCGAAATTGCTTTGCGCATCATGCGCAGTGCGCGCGAAATGGGTATTAAAACCGTAGCAGTTTTCAGTGAAGCTGACCGAAATGCCTTGCATGTGCGGTTTGCCGATGAGGCCGTGTGTATTGGGCCTCCGCCTTCAAGCGAGTCCTACCTGAAAATGGATACACTCATTGAAGTAGCCAAACAAACAAAAGCCGATGCGATTCACCCGGGCTACGGCTTTTTATCTGAGAATGAAGACTTCGCCCATAAGGTTGAAAAAGCCGGATTGATATTCGTAGGACCATCTGCCAAATCAATTGAATTGATGGGCAGCAAACTCGCTGCTAAGGAAGCAGTAGCCAAGTTTAATGTTCCGCTTGTACCCGGTACATCTGAGCCAATTGATGATGTAAGCAAAGCCAGAAAAATAGCGAAAGAGATTGGCTACCCGATTTTGATCAAAGCCAGTGCCGGTGGTGGCGGTAAGGGCATGCGCATTGTAGAAAAGGATGGAGAGTTTCAGGAGCAAATGGAACGTGCAGTAAGCGAGGCCACTTCTGCGTTTGGCGATGGATCCGTATTCATTGAAAAATACGTTACCCAACCGCGTCATATTGAATTCCAGATTTTTGGCGACAAGCATGGAAATGTGATTCACCTGTTTGAACGCGAGTGCTCCATTCAACGCAGGCACCAAAAAGTAGTAGAAGAAGCGCCTTCATCGGTATTAACTCCTGAACTGCGCAAAGCAATGGGCGAAGCTGCGGTTAATGTGGCGCGCTCGTGCGACTATTACGGAGCAGGCACAGTTGAATTTATCCTGGATGAAAAACTGAATTTCTATTTCCTGGAGATGAATACCCGCCTGCAGGTGGAACACCCGGTTACGGAAATGGTAACCGGTATTGATTTGGTAAAACTTCAGATCAAAATTGCCGAAGGAGAAAAGCTTCCATTTGCACAAAACGATTTACGTCTGCATGGTCATGCCATTGAAGTGCGCGTGTATGCTGAAGACCCGGCCAATAACTTTCTTCCCGATATCGGTACGTTGAAAACCTATCAACGGCCGCAAGGCAACGGCATTCGCGTGGACGATGGTTTTGAACAAGGCATGAGTATTCCTTTCTATTATGATCCGATGATTTCCAAATTGATCTGCCATGCCGAAACCCGCGAACTGGCCATGGATAAAATGATCCGCGCGATTGAGGAATATGAAATTACCGGAGTTGAAACAACGCTCGGCTTTTGCAAGTATGTGATGCAACATGAAGCATTCCGAAGTGGAAATTTCGATACCAAGTTTGTAGAAAAATATTTCAAGCCTGAAGTATTGAATGCAGTTCCAGAACCTGATGAAGAATTATTGGCCGCGGTTCTTAGCACACGCATGGCTAAACCAACGTCAGCCAACACATCAACCCATACAACTGCTGCCACAGAAAGCAAATGGAAACGAAACCGACTTGCCCGTAAATAG
- a CDS encoding aminotransferase class I/II-fold pyridoxal phosphate-dependent enzyme: protein MVDLFEKLKMEAGPLAKYSHLPDDYFFFPKLEGDIGPHMKFNGKDVLNWSLNNYLGLANHPEVRKVDAEAAAQYGMGHPMGARMMSGNSVHHIALEKQLAEFIGKQDVMLLNYGYQGVVSIIDAIVDRKDVIVYDAESHACIIDGVRLHMGKRFVYQHNDMESLDKQLQRATKLANETGGGILVITEGVFGMSGKQGNLKGVVELKKKYNFRLFVDDAHGFGTMGKTGAGTGEEQGVQDQIDLYFSTFAKSMASIGAFVGGDARIIKFLRYSMRSQIYAKSLPMPLVIGAIKRLELLRTRPELKDNLWKIVNAMQNGLKERGFNIGTTTSPVTPVLFKGGVGEAANMAMDLRENFNIFCSVVIYPVVPKDVIMFRIIPTAVHTMEDVERTLTAFSVLKEKLDSGFYRNEELVAVTKV, encoded by the coding sequence ATGGTCGACTTATTTGAAAAGCTTAAGATGGAAGCCGGTCCGCTGGCCAAATATTCACATTTACCTGACGATTACTTCTTTTTCCCCAAGCTGGAGGGTGATATAGGCCCACACATGAAGTTTAACGGGAAGGATGTGTTGAACTGGAGTTTGAACAACTACCTCGGTTTAGCCAATCACCCGGAAGTTCGCAAGGTTGATGCGGAAGCAGCGGCTCAGTACGGCATGGGCCATCCTATGGGCGCCCGCATGATGTCGGGTAACTCGGTGCATCACATCGCTTTGGAGAAGCAATTGGCTGAATTTATCGGCAAGCAGGATGTGATGTTGCTGAACTACGGCTACCAGGGTGTGGTGTCTATCATTGATGCTATCGTTGATCGTAAAGATGTGATCGTATACGATGCGGAATCGCATGCATGTATTATAGATGGTGTTCGCCTGCATATGGGCAAGCGCTTTGTATATCAGCATAACGATATGGAAAGCCTGGATAAGCAACTGCAACGCGCCACCAAGCTGGCCAACGAAACCGGTGGTGGTATCCTGGTTATCACCGAAGGCGTTTTCGGCATGTCGGGTAAGCAGGGCAACCTGAAAGGCGTTGTTGAGCTGAAGAAGAAATACAATTTCAGACTATTTGTTGATGATGCGCACGGCTTCGGTACCATGGGTAAAACTGGTGCCGGAACAGGCGAGGAGCAAGGTGTTCAGGATCAAATCGACCTGTACTTCTCAACGTTTGCCAAATCGATGGCCAGCATTGGTGCCTTTGTTGGCGGTGATGCCCGCATCATTAAGTTTTTACGTTACTCCATGCGCTCGCAAATCTATGCGAAGAGCTTGCCGATGCCTTTGGTTATTGGAGCCATCAAGCGCCTGGAATTATTACGTACCCGTCCGGAGTTGAAGGATAACCTCTGGAAGATTGTAAATGCCATGCAAAACGGGTTAAAGGAGCGTGGCTTCAACATTGGCACCACTACCTCTCCCGTTACCCCAGTGCTCTTTAAGGGCGGGGTAGGCGAGGCCGCCAATATGGCTATGGACCTGCGTGAGAACTTCAATATTTTCTGCTCTGTGGTGATATATCCCGTTGTGCCTAAGGATGTTATCATGTTTAGGATAATCCCTACTGCGGTGCATACCATGGAGGATGTGGAGCGTACGTTAACCGCGTTTTCGGTGCTGAAAGAGAAGCTGGATAGCGGATTTTACCGCAACGAAGAGCTGGTTGCCGTTACCAAAGTTTAA
- a CDS encoding TolC family protein, with product MRGILLAVLVMSSLFSFSQQTKKVWTLRELVDYAVSSNLTVKRGNYGVRTGEINYLQSKMAMLPSLNANGNYGFNWGRNIDPTTNLFVEQRINSINANISSSLLLWNGFRLFYSMKQNEVELEAVNQDLIKARNDVILNVITLYLTVVFNKELYANAEYQLNSTNEQLERTKKLVEAGSLPKSDALNLEAQHATNELNLIQRENALNLSFLQLKQALQLPASTEMDVELLNVDLNDPNINKSADEIFEIAVLSMPEIQAARLRQRSSAFALKSTRGNYYPRLTLSGSLSTLYSSARQEAILEGSAVIPREIGYLQSNPAELVFTDVEVNQFSFQTVGYEEQFRNNLGKGLGFNLQIPIFNGLQTRSAVQRAAINRELADITLLENENRLRQSVETAYNDALAASKTYQSAQKQVSARDEAFRMTKQRFELGAVNFVEYQVAENDLFQAQSDLLRAKYDFIFKKKILDFYQGLPLEF from the coding sequence ATGAGAGGAATTTTATTAGCTGTATTGGTAATGTCAAGTCTGTTTTCATTCAGTCAGCAGACAAAAAAAGTATGGACGTTACGTGAGTTGGTCGACTATGCCGTATCCAGTAACCTAACGGTTAAGCGAGGCAACTATGGTGTGCGCACGGGTGAAATAAACTATCTTCAGTCAAAGATGGCCATGTTGCCTTCGTTGAATGCAAATGGAAACTACGGTTTCAATTGGGGTAGAAATATTGACCCTACTACAAACTTGTTCGTAGAGCAACGAATTAATTCGATCAATGCCAATATCAGCAGTTCATTGTTATTGTGGAATGGCTTTAGGCTATTTTATTCCATGAAGCAAAATGAGGTTGAACTTGAAGCTGTTAATCAAGATTTGATTAAAGCGCGCAACGATGTAATTCTGAATGTGATTACACTTTACCTCACGGTTGTTTTTAATAAAGAGCTCTATGCCAATGCGGAGTATCAATTGAATTCAACAAACGAGCAACTTGAGCGAACCAAAAAGCTTGTCGAAGCCGGGTCTTTACCAAAGTCGGATGCCCTAAACCTGGAGGCACAGCATGCTACCAATGAGTTGAATTTAATTCAGCGCGAAAATGCACTCAACTTATCTTTCCTTCAGTTAAAGCAGGCACTTCAATTGCCAGCGTCTACGGAAATGGATGTTGAATTATTGAATGTTGACCTTAATGATCCGAATATTAATAAATCGGCAGATGAGATTTTTGAAATTGCTGTGTTATCGATGCCTGAAATTCAGGCTGCAAGATTACGGCAAAGAAGCTCGGCATTTGCACTTAAATCGACACGTGGTAATTATTATCCCCGCTTAACATTAAGTGGTTCACTTTCTACACTTTATTCTTCAGCCAGGCAAGAGGCAATTCTGGAAGGGTCAGCAGTTATTCCGAGAGAAATAGGCTATTTGCAAAGCAATCCTGCTGAGTTAGTATTTACCGATGTTGAGGTGAATCAATTTTCATTTCAAACTGTAGGATATGAAGAGCAATTTAGAAACAACCTTGGTAAAGGGCTCGGCTTCAATTTGCAAATACCCATTTTTAATGGCTTGCAAACACGCTCAGCGGTACAGCGGGCAGCCATCAATCGCGAATTAGCGGACATCACGTTGCTTGAAAATGAGAACAGGTTAAGGCAATCTGTTGAGACAGCCTATAACGATGCACTGGCGGCTTCTAAAACATACCAATCGGCACAAAAACAAGTAAGTGCACGGGACGAAGCTTTTCGTATGACCAAGCAACGGTTTGAATTAGGAGCAGTAAATTTTGTTGAATACCAGGTTGCCGAAAATGATTTGTTTCAGGCGCAGTCTGATTTACTGCGAGCCAAATACGATTTCATCTTTAAAAAGAAAATCCTTGATTTCTATCAAGGTCTTCCACTCGAATTTTAA
- a CDS encoding Maf family nucleotide pyrophosphatase, with the protein MKHPLVLASSSPRRQYLMREAGFTFTVEKPDVEESFPEELPVEQVARYLANKKAEYFRKELHNQIIVTADTVVILDGEIMNKPADRKEAITMLSRLSGKTHLVMTGVCILSAEREESFDDTTEVTFRNLKQEEIEFYVDQYKPYDKAGAYGAQDFIGMIAIEEIKGSYFNVMGLPIHKVYEHLKSWT; encoded by the coding sequence ATGAAACACCCACTTGTACTTGCATCCAGCTCTCCACGCAGACAATACCTGATGCGCGAAGCTGGTTTTACTTTCACTGTTGAAAAGCCTGATGTAGAGGAATCCTTTCCCGAAGAGCTTCCGGTTGAACAAGTTGCGCGATACCTCGCGAATAAAAAAGCCGAATACTTCCGGAAAGAGCTTCACAACCAGATTATTGTTACCGCTGACACGGTTGTTATTCTTGATGGAGAAATCATGAATAAGCCCGCTGACCGAAAAGAAGCCATTACCATGCTCTCGCGGCTAAGTGGCAAAACTCATTTGGTCATGACTGGAGTCTGTATTTTATCGGCTGAGCGAGAAGAAAGTTTTGACGATACTACGGAGGTAACTTTCAGAAACCTGAAGCAGGAAGAAATTGAGTTCTACGTTGACCAATACAAACCCTACGATAAAGCGGGTGCCTATGGCGCACAGGATTTTATTGGCATGATTGCCATTGAAGAAATTAAAGGCTCATATTTTAATGTGATGGGATTACCGATTCACAAAGTATACGAGCACCTCAAAAGCTGGACATGA
- the sdaAB gene encoding L-serine ammonia-lyase, iron-sulfur-dependent subunit beta — MHEKSSVFDMIGPVMIGPSSSHTAGVVRIARTAIRLLGDMPDEAQIIFYNSFARTYEGHGSDRAIIAGLLDFKTDDKRIKESLQLAKEKGLKYQFKSIGNASTMHPNTIRLILKKGDREIEVLGESKGGGIINIAEVDGFKADFSASLHTLVIFADDVKGSIAFIANILAHDDCNIATMSVSRKGKHDEACLVIEMDSGIKPVTLDYLRSLRWVKEVIYIPDIDL, encoded by the coding sequence ATGCACGAGAAAAGCAGTGTTTTTGATATGATTGGTCCCGTTATGATCGGGCCTTCCAGTTCGCATACAGCGGGTGTGGTGCGCATTGCCCGCACGGCCATCCGGCTGCTGGGCGACATGCCCGATGAGGCCCAGATCATCTTTTATAATTCCTTTGCCCGAACCTATGAAGGCCACGGGAGTGACCGGGCCATTATTGCCGGGTTACTGGATTTTAAAACAGATGATAAGCGAATTAAAGAATCGCTTCAATTAGCCAAAGAGAAGGGGTTGAAGTACCAATTCAAATCCATCGGCAACGCCTCAACCATGCACCCCAATACCATCCGACTTATTTTAAAAAAGGGCGATCGGGAAATTGAAGTACTAGGAGAAAGCAAGGGGGGAGGCATTATTAATATTGCCGAAGTAGATGGCTTCAAGGCAGATTTCAGTGCAAGCCTGCATACGCTTGTAATTTTTGCAGATGATGTAAAGGGCAGCATTGCCTTTATCGCCAATATATTGGCTCACGATGATTGTAACATAGCCACCATGTCGGTTTCCCGTAAGGGTAAACATGACGAAGCGTGCCTCGTAATTGAAATGGATTCGGGCATTAAGCCTGTAACATTGGATTACCTGCGGAGTCTAAGGTGGGTTAAGGAAGTGATTTATATACCGGATATTGATTTATAA
- a CDS encoding inorganic diphosphatase, translating to MVQHPWHEVSVGVHPPELVNGIIEIPRGSRAKYEIDKDSGLIKLDRVLYASMYYPLNYGFIPQTLGEDHDPLDIVVLTQVSVVPRCMIPSKVIGVMRMIDQGEADDKIIAVAEQDASVSHIRDVSELPDFFRVELKHFFENYKTLENKKVVIDEFLGKSQALPIIERSIQLYKETYPKK from the coding sequence ATGGTACAGCATCCCTGGCATGAGGTTTCGGTTGGTGTTCATCCACCGGAGCTGGTAAATGGCATTATTGAAATTCCCCGTGGATCACGGGCAAAATATGAAATTGATAAAGATAGCGGTTTGATTAAGCTCGATCGGGTATTGTATGCATCCATGTATTACCCGCTTAACTACGGCTTCATTCCACAAACATTGGGGGAAGATCATGATCCGTTGGATATTGTTGTGTTAACACAAGTATCGGTTGTGCCGCGCTGCATGATACCCTCAAAGGTTATTGGTGTGATGCGGATGATTGATCAAGGCGAGGCGGATGATAAAATTATTGCGGTTGCCGAACAGGATGCCAGTGTAAGTCATATACGGGATGTAAGTGAGTTGCCTGATTTTTTTCGCGTTGAACTAAAGCACTTTTTTGAAAACTATAAAACCCTTGAAAATAAGAAAGTGGTAATTGATGAGTTTCTTGGAAAGTCGCAAGCGTTACCCATTATTGAACGCAGTATTCAGTTGTACAAAGAAACCTATCCTAAAAAATAA